In the genome of Sulfurimonas autotrophica DSM 16294, the window GAGATGATGTATTCATCATAGCTGACTCCTTCTTGATCTAGTAAATCTGTTAAAATTTTCATGCCTGATTCCACGCCGCCGCTTTTTTCAGCCTGAAGCATTTTGCTGTAAATTGGTTTGATTGCTTCAAGTGCCTGCGCATTGGGTTTTCTTCTGACTGAGTAATATCCGATTATATTGCCGCGTTCATCCAGAGAAGGTGTTACGTTGGCATACACCCAGTAAGAGTTGTTGTTCTTTGTTTTGTTCACAACAAAGGCAAAAATTTCCTCTTTTGCCTGAATTCTGTCCCAAAGCAGTTTAAAAACTGCTTTTGGCATATCTGGATGACGAATAATGCTGTGAGGCTTTCCAAGGAGTTCCTCTTCTGTGTATTCTGCTAAATTCATAAAATTTTTATTGACATATGTGATACGGCCTTTTGTATCTGTCTTAGAGACAATAAAGTCATTTTCACCTAATTCTCTTACCATTATTTTCCTTTCTTAATGTTACTCGCGGATATTGTAGCATATATTTATTTCATTATTGCTATAATTTGTGATAAGGAAAGCTATGTTCGTATTATTGTCTGTTTTTTATTATTTTTATTTTTCCATTGTAGGAATATACATTATATTTTTACCAAAAGTTCTCAGCGGTGTGGGGTATGATGCAAGTGAGATAGGTATTATCTTTGCGGCATCGCCTTTAGTGCGCTTTATCCTGCCTTTTTTGTTTATGCGTGGACTGACACTAAATGCCACAATTTTTAAGAGCTCTTTGTTTATTGTCGTTGCAAGTGCGCTCTCTTTTTACTTCTCTTTGGAACATTTTTATGCATTATTGCTCTCAAATGTCTTTCTCGGACTGGGCATGAGTCTGATGCTGCCTTTTGTGGAAGTAATTTCTTTGCACAGTATCGGCAAAGAACGTTACGGCAAAGTACGGCTTTTCGGTTCTTTGGGTTTTATAGCAGTCGCACTTGTTTTGGTGAAGTTTTTAAGTTCTGCCTATGTGGCACTTGATTTTTTGCTTGTTTTGACTCTTTTGACTGCTTTTGTTGCTTATAAGGTATTGCACCGTGCACCCGATACAACCTATGCTAAAGAAGAACATGTCAAAAATGATATAAATATATTTAAAGATTGGAGACTTTGGGGCGGACTTATCTTGGTACAGATGAGTTTTGGCTCTTTTTACAACTTTTTTACGATTTATGAAACAGACCATGGCATTAGTTTGGATATGACGGTATATTTATGGAGTTTCGGTGTGTTGATTGAAGTACTGATGTTTTTCTTTCAAGGCGGACTTTTGCGGGGAAATCTGCTGAATTTACTGCGTTTTACGGCACTGGCAACTGTTTTGCGATGGTTTTTGGTTTTTTTATTCCCTCAGAACTTAGCGATTCTCTTTTTCTCTCAGGCCCTGCATGCACTGAGTTTCGCACTCTTTCACACGGCGGCTATCAGCTATCTTTTTCATCTGTATAAGCATAAAAGCCTTTCTCAGCAGCTTTTTTCAGGGTTGACTTACGGGTTTGGAGGTCTTGGCGGGGCGCTTATTGCCGGGTATGTTTATGAGTATTATCCGAAATATTTGTTTTTGACATCAAGTCTGATGGCGTTTGGAGCGTTTTTGCTTTTTATGGCTGTAAATGATAAAAAAATTGAAAATCTGCGCTGTTCTATAAGTCGAGAAAGCTGATAATAACTGTTTTGATACGCCGAGTCAATTTCAAATATATAAGGTCTGTACTTGAGGTAGTTTGCCCAGACTTTTTTGCTCTGTTGTTCTCTGCCACGCTTTAAAAGTTCAAAACTGACTGAAGCATTAATGAAACCTTTGAGCAGTTTTACCTCTTTGTCATCTTCAAAACGACGCGGAAACCACGCTTCTTCAAGCGCTTCATGGGCATCATAGAAACGCTCTTCATTCAAGCATTTTGTAAACTTTTGTATATGTTTATGCATCATCTTCTTCCAAAAGCATCATATTTTTTCTCCAGTATCCGCGTCCGCCTTTGAGCGAAATACAAGTGTACTGGGGAAACTTTTGCTTGTACTCTCCCAGCCTGTCAAGTGTTGCTTTTCCTGTATCGCAGTAAAAAACAAAGACGCTTCCCTGTGGGTATTGTTTGAGTTCATAAGGATTGTAAGTAATCGTGTCCGCTTTTTCAATAGGCGATAAAATAGTGTCAACAAGGAGAACATCTACATCTTTCTGTGCTAATTTTTTTTTATTTTGTAAAAACTCTTTTTGAGTCCATTCGTTGGGATAATTCATACGACTATTATATAGCAGCTCTTTTATATTTTATTTAAAAAGTAGCATTAAACTTTTCTCGGAACCTAGGTTTTAATCTAGGCTGAGTTGCTTTGTAACTGCTAAACTTGTGTTATAATCTCTATATGGCAAGAAAAAATAAAAAAAATAGTAAAATTAACCAAAGAATTAAAAAATATTTTGATGATGACCCTTTTGATGTGGGGATAGAACGTGTTGAAGCAAAAACACTCAGTGAACTTTTTGCAACACTGGGCATATATGATATAGACCACAATAAAACATTGATGGTAAAAACACTCCGAATGATTTGGAGTGAAGCAGACAGCGGTATGCGTCATGATATTCTTAACTTTTTTGAGAGTGACGGACGGGTGTACAAGTCAGAAAAACCAAAAGAACATGTGGGGTTTGACAGAGAAGATAAAATCAATGCTATTTTAGAAGAACTTGATGTTAACCAGGAAGAGGCTGTGCGTCTGCATGAAGCTTATGCCAATGTCAGAAGCAAAAAAATCACAATAGAAAAAATGGAATCATCTCTGCGTCATATTCGTTTTGAGATGAAAAAAGAGAAGCTTGAACGCGAGTTAGAGGGACTGTTTGATTTGGATGACTGCTTTGAGTTCAATGCTTCATTAAAGTATGAGCTGTATGAGCAAAGTTTTCATAAGATTTTGACACTTAAAACCAAGCCTTATTCTTATGAGTACATCGAAACTGCGCCTTTTGAGGCAATAGTAGAAAAAATAGGGCAGGATAAAGTTACAACACTCAAGCAAAAGCAGCAGAGTATTAACAAATTTTTAAGCTCTTTAAAGCATCCTCATTCTTATTTGAGCACCAAAGAGATTTTGGATTCCCTGCGGGCATCGCCTCCAAAATCAAAAGTAAACTATCCGTTAATATCACACAAGGTTTTAAAAAATATTATTAAAGCTAAAATAGATGCCGAGGGTGTTGAACTTCATGATGAAGAGGTTTTAATCCGTCTAAATGAGCAGGTAAATCTGCCTTACAGCGATAAGAAATTTTCTTATAAATTGGAGTTACATGTAGAGCTTGACGGTCTTTTAGAAGAGATATGGAACTCAAAGCGATTTAACTTTGATACTATTTTGGCAGAGGTAAAAAAAGAGCATGAAGATGACTTTTTGCTCTCTCTTGACGCGCTGGTAAAAGAGTGTGCAGAATATGCACAGCTGCTGCACTTTACACCCGAAGAACTGCATGAAAGAGTCTATGAGTTTTTGTTTGAACTGCTGCCGATGACGTTGACTATTACACCTAAAATACACAGAAAAATAACACGCAGATTTTTGCACTCAATTCATGATGAATTGATTAAAAAGCAGCGTCAGGAACTTTTGGCTCGCACTATTCGTGATTTTAAAAACCTGTTTCCGATTGCGCGGAGTATGCAGAGAAAACTTGTACTGCATATCGGTCCTACAAACAGCGGTAAAACTTATGAAGCAATGCAAGCTCTTAAAGAAGCTGACACGGGCTATTATCTTGCACCTTTGCGGCTTTTGGCGCTGGAGGGGTATGAAACGCTCAAAGCAGAGGGTATTGAAAGCTCGCTCATAACAGGTGAAGAGCAGATTCTTGATGACGAGGCAACACACATCAGTTCAACGATTGAGATGATGAATTATGATGTGGATGTTGATGTCTGTGTCATAGATGAAGTACAAATGATAGATGACAGAGACCGCGGCTGGGCATGGGCAAATGCTATTATCGGTGCTCCTGCAAAAGAGGTCATTATGACGGGCTCGCCAAATGTCAAAGAGGCGATTATTGCACTTGCGGAGTATTTGGGCGAGGAGCTTGAAATAAGAGAGTTTGAACGAAAAAATCCTCTGGAACTTTTAGAAAAACCGACACACCCAAAAGATGTAGAAGCAGCAACTGCCATTATCGCCTTTAGCAGAAAAGATGTTTTAAGGCTGAAGCAGAATTTTTCAAAAGATTTTGAAGTAAGTGTAGTGTACGGGAACCTTTCTCCCGAAGTCAGACGTGAAGAGGCAAGGCGTTTTCGAGAAGGTGAAACGCAAATACTTGTTGCGACAGATGCAATAGCAATGGGTATGAATCTGCCTATAAAAACTGTGCTGTTTTCAAAAGCCGAAAAATTTGATGGTATCATACAAAGAAATCTTTTTCCATCAGAAATACATCAGATTGCAGGACGGGCAGGGCGTTACGGTCTGCATGAAAACGGGTATGTCGGAGCTTTGCATGCAGATGCTTTGAATATAGTCAAGAAGAATTTTAATAAGAGAGCAAAAGAGATAAATGTTCCTTTTAAGGTTATGGCAAATTTGGAACACATAAAACTCGTCAGCACAATATTGGAAGAAAATTCTTTAGAAGAAATTTTGCGATTTTTTATAAAAAATATGGTTTTTGACGGTCCTTTTTATGCAGCTTCACTTGATGATATGCTTGAAGCATCGCGTATAGTAGACAGCTATGATTTGGATATTGCAACAAAGTATCATCTCGCCTGTGCCCCTTTGACTTTAAAATCAGCTTATATTATCAGCGCTTATGAGCGTTATATCAATGCTTTGGAGAAAAAAGAGCCGGTCTATTATCATGCACCCAAGCTGACAGGTTCGTATGCACAAACCTCGGAAGAACTCCTGCGTGCGGAAGATATGGTTAAAGAGATTTCTTTGTATTTGTGGCTGAGTTATCGTTTTAATGAGTATTTTGTAGATGAAAACAAAGCAAGGGCATACAGAGGCGTTTTGAACAAGTATATAGAAGAGACACTCAGACAAACACAGCTTGCACAGACCTGTAAACTCTGTGGTACGGCATTGCCGACAAATTCAAAATACAGTATCTGCCAGTCGTGTTTTAAAAAGAATTATGTGCATAAAAGAGGGCACAGGCGCTCACCGCGCTAAATCTTTTCGTGTCTAACTTTTAAACTCGTCAATAGTTTCTTGTAAAGATGAAGCGACATGCACGAGTTTTTGTAAATCACTTTCAATACTCATAACACTTGTACCGTTAGCTGTTGAGAGTGTTTCAATTTTTCCAATATAGGAAATAATCTCTTGAATGTTTTGAGACATTTTTTCACTATCATTTTTTGATTTGTTTGCCATTTGTGTTGATGTTTGCATCGCATTAGAAGTGAGTGAAATTTTTTGCTCGACATCATCAGATATATTGACAAGTGCTTCTATATTTTGCGCATTTATTGTCATTTTATCACTGACATCATTGATTGCCTGAACAATGGTGCTTACGCTTATATCTATCTCTGCCAAACTTTTTTGTGTACGTTCTGCAAGCTTTCTTACTTCATCGGCAACAACGGCAAACCCGCGTCCGTGTTCACCCGCACGTGCTGCTTCAATAGCAGCGTTGAGTGCGAGAAGATTTGTCTGTTCTGCTATCTCTTTGATAACATTGAGTACATCTTTGACCTGATCGGCATCATTTTTAAGGACTAAAAGTTCGTTAGAGAGTTCATTTTCACTTTCTACAAAAGTTTCTACTTCATTGTTCAAGTTCGCCAATGAATTATGTGCTTTTGCCAGTTCTTTTTCTGCTTCTATTATAGTCTCTTGTGTTGTCGTTGCAGCTTGTATGGTTTCATCTAAAATATTTTGAATATCTTCACTTTTTTGGCTTGTTTGTGAAACGATTTCTCTCTCTTGCTGTACGCCTTTGCGTATTACATGTGAGGAAATTTCAATTTCAGAAGCAATTTCATTGTTTTGTTCACCCAAAGATTTCACTTCATTGACAGTAGATTGAATCATTTGGATAAAATGGTTGACTTCATTGGCTGTTTCTCCAAACTCATTGCCTTTTTTATGTGCAAGTCGTTTTGTTAAGTCTTTGTCTCCGCTGACAAGGTCTGCAATTCTCTCTTTGAGATTATTCAGCGGTGTGAAAATTTCACGGCCAAAAAAGATTAAAGCTACAATACTAAAAGCAATACCGCCGATAATTAAAGAGATAATAAGTGTTGTATTGGTTTGAGTGATTGCATCGTCGTTTTTATCAAGAGATATTGTCAAGTCCATTGCACCAAGTGCATAACCAACCTGTGCATTATAGTGGCACTGCAGACATCTCTGCTCCGCAATCATGGGTTTAATCATACGAATGATGTGATTACCGTTTTCATCACTTTCAATGATTTTTGTCGTTTTGTTTTGTAAGACATCACTTAGCAGAGGGTCTGTAGTGTACTTTTCATTCGGAGCATATACCTCTATAACTGCCTTTGATTTAGTAATTTTCAAGTCAGCAATTCCATCAATACCTTTTGCACTTTTAAAGGCAGTTTCAACAACTTCAGGATCACCCATCATCATGCTTGTTGTCATAGTTTGAAAGATTGATTCACTGAGCATCTTTAAAGATTTTTTTGCCGTAGTATTTGAAAGACTGTGCAGTGTCGAAGAGAGATAATAAGACATCCCAATGAGTCCGAGGATACTCAGAGAGACAATGGAAAGAATTACTTTTGATTTTACTGATGCTAACATAAAGAGACCTTACTAGATTTAAAATTTTAAATAATTATAACTAAAAAAAGTCTTTATAATGTTACATACTGTATATTAAATACTCAATTTGTTCTAAAAGTGTTTGATTTGTGATGGTGTTTTTGTTTGCATATGCCAGACAGGATCCAGCACCCACACCCTCTTTAGCTTCGCCTTCGTCATACTTTTTAAGTATTGGTATTGCTGTATTTTTAAAGTTAAATGTTGCATAAATCGCATGAGGTTTGTAGCTTAACTGCTCGAGTATATGGGCAATATTTGAATTTTTATCTTGTGTGACCCATTGTGTTGTTGCCAATGTAATGTTGTCATGTTTTACACGCATTAAAACATCTTCTCTGAGCTTGTCAGCAATTAACAAACACGCTGCCATCTGTGTTCCGCCGGCTAAAACAATCTGGAATCGTTTCGAGGCTTCAAGTAAGAATCCGGCACAAAAAATGAGCATATTGTCGCTTACTATGCCAAGTTTTTCAAAACTTGTCATATCTTTATTGATTAAACTTAGTGCTTGGTTTATCGTTTGTGTTTTAATGTTATTGGGTACATGTAAGAAACTTGAGGAAAAATCATCTGCACAGTCATAGCCGAGCGCCAAGGCTGAAGCTGTTGCTGTCGTTGTGCCTGCGGGTGTACTCTCCCCAAGAATAAGATAGTTCCCTTTAAGCTCATATGATTTTCCAAATTCCATGCCTTTTACAAAAACTTCTTTTGCATTAATATCTGCACCCTCATTTATTGCTTGGGAGGGTTTTATATCAAAGTGGTGCACGGTGCAGTTTTGAGGCTCTGCTGTGAGTCCCAAATTTAAAATTTCTATAGTGCTAAAAGGTGTTAGGTTATGTACGGCACGGGTAATAAGTGCGGGTGTCGGTACACCTGTGGGTGTTTCAGCAAGTTCACCGAGTGAAAACACTTTTTCATTTGTAATGAATTCCGCATCAAGTGTAGGGGTAAGAGGAATCATGCCGGGAATTCCGGCTTGTGTTATGCCTTCTATTTCACAAGTCTTTGTAACACTGGCTGCGAGTAAAAAGTCAGCTTTGCCCTCAGGCAGGGAATCTAAATCATTTGTCAGTATGTTGTATGTTTGCATAAATAAAATCTTTTTTTGTAATTTTACCAAAGTAAAAAGTAATTTGCCCCAAAAAGTACCAATAACTTAGCTAAAGTTATACCTGTAACCCCTATAATATTTCCTATTTGACATGATGAACAGTTTTTATACTGTTTGCCTTCATGTATTGCATAAAAAAAGTAGATGACAGTCAGAATAAGTATACTCAGCATTGCATAATTTTCTGCGCTTTTTAAAATAGAGAGGTTTTCTTCAGATAAAAAGAATTTTGTAATCAGTGCTAAAAGTGATGCAACAAAGACAAATTTTATAAGATGCAGTAATTTGTCTCGTTTAAATGTGGTAGGACAGCCGTTGTCTGTAATGGCATCTGTTCCAAATTCAAGCTTTGAGTCTAAAAGTTTTCGTTCATTGTCATCAAGTCTCACCCTGAAATTTGAGCCGAAAACATAGTCAAGTTTTCTTTGTATGGTGACGGCTAAATCACCCTCAGCTTCTAAAAACTGCTGGTTTGCATCTCTGTCTTCATACATCAGTTTTATTTTTTCATACCGTTTTGTTTTAGCACTCAGACCCGGAAAGTAAGCTGTTGATTCTACAGGAGTGATCGTTCCCTCACGTTTAATAATCCTTGGATTGATTAATTCCAAAAATTCTCCGTCATCTTTTTTTATAACAATAACGGCATAAGGCGAGCCTATTTGAAAAGCAGAGAGTGCATCTAAATTGTTTGCCTCTATTGTATCTTTTAAATCTTTTATCAAATCAAAAAGTTCTTGATTGAAGTGCCTGACATTTGCACCAAACTCCAAACTTGGTGTTGTCGGGTATTTTATAATCTCTTTTACCATGAGTATAGTTCCTTTTTAATTTAAATCGCTGTCTTTCCAGTATTTTGTTCCCTGAATAGTTGCCTGCAGAGCCAGACCGTTTTTTGTCAATTTATAGATTCTCATGCCCGGTGCTACCGTTACAGAAGCATTGACAGCTCCGCCGTGTTCACTTGCTTTTGCCGCCGCATCTGCCTGTGCGTTTGCTTCCCAGCCTTTATTTACAAAGTTGTCAAAAATTTTTTTATTTGCAAATAAAAATACGATACGGAAATCTTTTACGCCGAGTCCTAAACCTACTCCCGCGGAAGCCATATTCATATAGATATTTTTTCCTGTTTTGTTATTGTGTGCCATTCCTGTACCGCCTTCTGCGGAAACAAAAATAAGATTTACGCCGGCACTGCTAAAAGTAGCATAGCCGTAGGATTTCGCAAGGAGCTTTTTTGCTTCAGGTGCATGTTTATATAACAATGCCAGTGTCTTTTTGCTTTGTTTGATACGTGCTTGTTTTTTATCGGCATTTGAATTGCCCGACCAAAAACCGGAAAAAAGTAAGATAAATGTAAACAGGAGTGCAGTAATTTTAAGTTTTTTCATTGTGTATTCTTTAGTCTATATCGACACCGTTCCAAAATTCATCATAATCAAGATTGGTGAGTGCATTTTCATCTTCAATGTTTTTCTCTAGCAGTTTTTTCTGTTGTTCTTGAAAAAAGAGTTCAAGTGCTTCATTAATAAGTGTACTCTCATCTTTTTTGAGTATTTGTGTAAATGTTTCTAGGTTTTGTAAGTTGTAGTCGTTTATTGTTATTTGCATAAAATATTTTAGCCAAAGTTAGTTAAATATGCTAAATTTACGCTGTATAAATGAGCTTTTCATGAACGCTGTTTCCATCTAGTTCAACATAACGCATCGGGTACATGTCCAAATCAAGTGGACGTACAAAGCCGCGTGTGACTATGACTTTTGTTCCCTGCACTGTCATTGTCGCCGAGGTCCATGTGTGAATCCGTTACATGTATAAACTTCAATGTCTTTTTTTTATTTTCTTGTGCAGTTACCAGTAGAGGCATGGAACTAAGAGCTACTGCACTTTTTAAAAAGTTTCTTCTTGATATTTTTGACATAATGTTTCCTCTTTTTACTATGATTTTATCTTATATAAGTAATATTTGTGATAAACTTTAGGACTTTTTAGATTATTTAGGGATTATTTATGGATTATTTATGGATAAAGTTGCATTAAGAAGCATTATAAACAGTACAAAAACATTAAAAGTTTTGTTTGTTGAAGATGATGACACTTCCAGAGAAGCTTTAACCCAGTTTATGAGCGTGTTTTTTGATGTTATCATCGAAGCATATAACGGGGAAGACGGATGGAACAAATTTAATGACGATGATTTTGATTTAGTTATTACAGATATAAATATGCCAAAAATAAACGGCTTGGAACTTGCAGCGATGATAAGGGAAGTAAAGCCTTATCTCCCTATTTTAATCGTTTCGGCACATAGAGAAACAAGTTTCTTTTTGGAAAGTATTAAACTCAATGTTGACGGCTATATATTAAAGCCTTTTGAAATGGATCAGTTTTTGTCGGTACTTTCAAAAGTCGTGCACAGAATCGATACAGAAAGAGAACTAGCCGAGTATCAGCAAAATTTAGAAAATATGGTACATGAAAAAACAAAAGAGTTAGAACATAAATGCCTGCATGAGTATTATACCGATTTGCCTAATGAGATTATGCTCAGAGATGATTTGATGGCGCAAGAGTATGCTTATATGCTGCTTTTGGATATTTCCCATTTTTCTGTGTTAAACAAAGAATACGGAAAAGACTTTGCAACGCATATTATCATTAGAACAGCCAGAATTTTAGAAAAACATATACATAATGATGCAAAACTTTACAAAGTAGAGTCAGACAGATTTGCCATACTCGTAAAAAGTACAGAAGTCAAAAAAGTCAATGAATACTGTGATCAGATAGTTTCATTTTTTGACATGAAAAATGTTAAAGTTGACGATACAGAGCTGAATGTGACTTTTAATATAGGTGTAGACAAAGTAAGAGCAGATGTGAGTGAAACACTGATAAACTGTGAGTACGCTCTTGATAAATCAAAAGAACTCGGCAGCAGGCATTATGAAATATATAGTGAAAACCATGCTGTTTTTGTAGATGAAAAAGATGCCATTAAATGGTTGAGACTTACAAGGGAGTTAATAGTTGAAGAAAAAATTGTACCACATTTTCAGCCTATTATGAATACCAAAACAGGTGAAATTTATAAGTACGAAGCCTTGGCAAGAGGATTTCACAACAATGAAATAATAGCTCCCTATTACTTTATAGCGTCTGCCGAGAAGCTTGGACTCTCTACTGCAATTACACGCCTGATGATAAATAAAAGTTTTGCATTTTTTGAAGATAAAACAGTACAGTTCTCCATTAATCTTACAGAAAGAGATTTGCTCGAGGGTTATTTGATAAAATTTTTAAATGAAAAACTCAAACAGTACAATATAACTCCGAATCGTGTTACTTTTGAGATTTTAGAAAATATTACCGTGGCAAAAAGCTCTCAAAGAATTACGAAAAAGCTCAATAAACTCAGGGGAATGGGTTTTAAAATTGCAGTAGATGATTTTGGCATTGAAAACTCAAACTTTAGCAGACTTTTGGAAATACAGCTTGACTTTATAAAAATAGACGGACTTTTTATAAAAGACTTGAAAACAAATCCGAGAAACAGAACAATTACAAAAGCCATAGTAAATTTGGCAAAAACGCTCGGTATCAAGACGGTTGCTGAATATGTAGAAGATGAAGAGATATATGAACTAATCAAAGGCTGCGGAATTGATTATGCACAGGGCTATCACATTGGTAAGGCAGAAGAATATCTGATTTAACCGTTAAAGTAGTTTGAGCGCATTTTGCACATCTTCTTTTGTTATTTCATCTGTGCCCTTGCCAAAATAAGGCTTATGTTTTATTTTGCCAAAGTAAGATGTATCACCGCCTAACTTTACATGTAGAGCTAGTGCCATAGCGGTTATAGGGTGCCCCGCATTTGGACTTTCATGTTTTTTCCCGTCTTTGTAAAAAGCAAAAATATTTTTTTGTTTTGCCAGTGCCGTTATAAGCAGTGCTGTTAGCCGAGAGGGAATGTAGTTTGCAATGTCATCAAGTTTGGCAGCACATTTGCCGAAATTTTCATATTTTTCATTTCTGTAGCCGACCATAGAATCCATGGTATTGATGGCTTTATAGATAATAATACCCGGAAGATTAAAAAGCAACAAATAAAACAACGGTGCAATAACGCCGTCACTCAAATTTTCGGCATAAGTCTCTATGGCAGCTTTATAAATATCGCTCTCGCTCATATGTTGTGTGTCACGTGATACCAGCATTGAGAGGGCCTCTTTTTTATTCTTTACATGTAAGATGTCTGCAACAGAATCACGAAGCATTTTATGGGCTATGAACATAGATGCTATAAAAGAGCTGATAAGAATATTTAAAAATGAGTTAAAAAACTGAAGATACAGATAGAGTGAAATACTGAAAAAACTAATAACACTTAAAACAAACACGACAAGCAGACATCCGCGCGTTATACTGTTTTTGTAAAACTTCTTTTCAAAAAAACTTATCAATTCACCTATAATAATAACAGGGTGCTTGATAAATGAAAATTCACCGAATTTTTTGTCAATCAAATAGGCAAAAATGGCAATAAGCAGGTTATTCACTCAGTCTCTTTTGTATAAAGTCGACATCTACATGTAAGTCGATGTGCTTGGCAAAGTCGGCAATGGCATTTTGTTTAAAGTGTTTGAAGTTATAGCCTTTGTAGTTTTTGTTTATTGTATGAAAAACTTTGTATCGAAAGGCATCGTTTTCAAAGATACCATGCAAAAAAGTGCCATAAAGATTTTTTTTCTTTTTAGAGCGTTTTTTTGCAACAGCATTATGAATTTCATACCCTGCAACCATAATTCCCTGCTGGTTGTAGCAACCCTTTTGTACGATTTTTTCTTTTTGAAAATGAACATTACCCTTAAATCTTCCAAACCCCTTGACTAACTTGTTTGGTGATTCTATCATCTGCTCATCAATAATACGTTCAAACATCATCTCGTATCCGCCGCAGATTACTATAATATGTCTGTTTTTATCTGTCAAGATAGGCTCAAAACCACGCTTACGCAGCCAAAGCAGATCATCAACAACCCGTTTACTTCCCGGTACTATAAGTAAATCGCAAACAGCTGCCTGGCTCGGCGATGTAATGAAGTTTAGCTCAATCTCTTCATCAACGACAAGCGGTTCAAAATCGGTAAAATTACTAATGTGAGGCAGTTTTATAACCCCGACTTTTATGATAGCCTTGGAGGTATCTTGTGTGTAGCCCATAAGCGAAGCCGAATCTTCAAAACCGAGGTTAAAAGGCTTAAAGGGCACAACGCCCAAAACTTTTATACCGAAATCTTCTTCGATTATTTTGATACCTTCATCAAAAAGAGAGATATCGCCTTGAAATTTATTGACTATAACACCTATAACGTTTTTACGCAGTTTGTTAGGCAATAGATTGTATACACCGTAAATGGATGCGAATACACCGCCTCTTTGAATATCTGCGACTAAAACTATTTTAGTGTTAAACTCCTCAGCTACATAAATATTTGAGAGGTCTTTGTCCATGAGGTTGAGTTCAACCGGACTTCCTGCACCCTCGGCAACAATGCATTCATACTCTTTTTGCAAACCTACAAAAGCCTCTTTTACAATAG includes:
- the cbiB gene encoding adenosylcobinamide-phosphate synthase CbiB — encoded protein: MNNLLIAIFAYLIDKKFGEFSFIKHPVIIIGELISFFEKKFYKNSITRGCLLVVFVLSVISFFSISLYLYLQFFNSFLNILISSFIASMFIAHKMLRDSVADILHVKNKKEALSMLVSRDTQHMSESDIYKAAIETYAENLSDGVIAPLFYLLLFNLPGIIIYKAINTMDSMVGYRNEKYENFGKCAAKLDDIANYIPSRLTALLITALAKQKNIFAFYKDGKKHESPNAGHPITAMALALHVKLGGDTSYFGKIKHKPYFGKGTDEITKEDVQNALKLL
- a CDS encoding cobyric acid synthase; this encodes MHSLSIFGTSSDAGKSTLSFALTYLLHHRGLHVAPFKAQNVSNNSLVTDIDKGEIAIPQAFAAEAIGLQTTSLFNPILLKSGEANRAHMIINGKSVGDTDVWAYYKDMKRLKPIVKEAFVGLQKEYECIVAEGAGSPVELNLMDKDLSNIYVAEEFNTKIVLVADIQRGGVFASIYGVYNLLPNKLRKNVIGVIVNKFQGDISLFDEGIKIIEEDFGIKVLGVVPFKPFNLGFEDSASLMGYTQDTSKAIIKVGVIKLPHISNFTDFEPLVVDEEIELNFITSPSQAAVCDLLIVPGSKRVVDDLLWLRKRGFEPILTDKNRHIIVICGGYEMMFERIIDEQMIESPNKLVKGFGRFKGNVHFQKEKIVQKGCYNQQGIMVAGYEIHNAVAKKRSKKKKNLYGTFLHGIFENDAFRYKVFHTINKNYKGYNFKHFKQNAIADFAKHIDLHVDVDFIQKRLSE
- a CDS encoding nicotinate-nucleotide--dimethylbenzimidazole phosphoribosyltransferase, with the protein product MQTYNILTNDLDSLPEGKADFLLAASVTKTCEIEGITQAGIPGMIPLTPTLDAEFITNEKVFSLGELAETPTGVPTPALITRAVHNLTPFSTIEILNLGLTAEPQNCTVHHFDIKPSQAINEGADINAKEVFVKGMEFGKSYELKGNYLILGESTPAGTTTATASALALGYDCADDFSSSFLHVPNNIKTQTINQALSLINKDMTSFEKLGIVSDNMLIFCAGFLLEASKRFQIVLAGGTQMAACLLIADKLREDVLMRVKHDNITLATTQWVTQDKNSNIAHILEQLSYKPHAIYATFNFKNTAIPILKKYDEGEAKEGVGAGSCLAYANKNTITNQTLLEQIEYLIYSM
- a CDS encoding EAL domain-containing protein, with translation MDKVALRSIINSTKTLKVLFVEDDDTSREALTQFMSVFFDVIIEAYNGEDGWNKFNDDDFDLVITDINMPKINGLELAAMIREVKPYLPILIVSAHRETSFFLESIKLNVDGYILKPFEMDQFLSVLSKVVHRIDTERELAEYQQNLENMVHEKTKELEHKCLHEYYTDLPNEIMLRDDLMAQEYAYMLLLDISHFSVLNKEYGKDFATHIIIRTARILEKHIHNDAKLYKVESDRFAILVKSTEVKKVNEYCDQIVSFFDMKNVKVDDTELNVTFNIGVDKVRADVSETLINCEYALDKSKELGSRHYEIYSENHAVFVDEKDAIKWLRLTRELIVEEKIVPHFQPIMNTKTGEIYKYEALARGFHNNEIIAPYYFIASAEKLGLSTAITRLMINKSFAFFEDKTVQFSINLTERDLLEGYLIKFLNEKLKQYNITPNRVTFEILENITVAKSSQRITKKLNKLRGMGFKIAVDDFGIENSNFSRLLEIQLDFIKIDGLFIKDLKTNPRNRTITKAIVNLAKTLGIKTVAEYVEDEEIYELIKGCGIDYAQGYHIGKAEEYLI
- a CDS encoding peptide deformylase: MVKEIIKYPTTPSLEFGANVRHFNQELFDLIKDLKDTIEANNLDALSAFQIGSPYAVIVIKKDDGEFLELINPRIIKREGTITPVESTAYFPGLSAKTKRYEKIKLMYEDRDANQQFLEAEGDLAVTIQRKLDYVFGSNFRVRLDDNERKLLDSKLEFGTDAITDNGCPTTFKRDKLLHLIKFVFVASLLALITKFFLSEENLSILKSAENYAMLSILILTVIYFFYAIHEGKQYKNCSSCQIGNIIGVTGITLAKLLVLFGANYFLLW